The Mycobacterium seoulense genome has a window encoding:
- a CDS encoding alpha/beta fold hydrolase: protein MVIEIARPKLEGNIAVGEDRQIGFAEFGDPQGRAMFWLHGTPGARRQIPVEARLYAENHKIRLIGLDRPGIGSSTPHRYENIRAFGDDLRTIADTLGIDKLAVIGLSGGGPYALASAAVLPDRIVAAGVLGGVAPFLGDEGITSGLMNLGKRVAPLLRLGGDPLRIGASLVVRMIRPVANPALYLYAAISPEGDRRLLTRPEFGAMFLDDLLNGSRKQLAAPFNDIILFTRDWGFRLDEVKVPVRWWHGDSDHIVPFAHGEHVVSLLPDAELIVLPGESHLGGLGRGEEILSTLTKIWDEQG, encoded by the coding sequence ATGGTCATCGAGATCGCCCGCCCCAAGCTCGAAGGAAACATCGCCGTCGGTGAGGACCGCCAGATCGGCTTTGCCGAATTCGGTGACCCGCAGGGGCGCGCGATGTTCTGGTTGCACGGCACACCGGGCGCCCGCCGGCAGATCCCGGTCGAGGCGCGCCTCTACGCCGAAAACCACAAGATCCGCCTGATCGGCCTGGACCGGCCCGGCATCGGTTCGTCGACGCCGCATCGGTACGAGAACATCCGGGCGTTCGGCGACGACTTGCGGACGATCGCGGACACGCTGGGCATCGACAAGCTGGCAGTCATCGGCCTGTCCGGCGGCGGCCCGTACGCGCTCGCGTCCGCCGCGGTGTTGCCCGACCGCATCGTGGCGGCCGGCGTGCTCGGCGGCGTCGCGCCTTTCCTGGGCGACGAGGGGATCACCAGTGGCCTGATGAACCTGGGCAAGCGGGTGGCGCCGCTGCTGCGACTGGGCGGCGACCCGCTGCGGATCGGCGCGAGCCTGGTGGTCCGGATGATCCGTCCGGTCGCCAATCCCGCGCTGTATCTGTATGCCGCGATATCGCCCGAGGGCGACCGGCGCCTGCTGACCCGGCCCGAGTTCGGCGCCATGTTCCTCGACGACCTGCTCAACGGCAGCCGCAAGCAACTGGCGGCCCCGTTCAACGACATCATCCTGTTCACCCGCGACTGGGGCTTCCGGCTCGACGAGGTCAAGGTCCCGGTGCGCTGGTGGCACGGCGACAGCGACCACATCGTCCCGTTCGCGCACGGCGAGCACGTCGTGTCCCTGCTGCCCGACGCCGAGCTGATCGTGCTGCCCGGCGAAAGCCACCTCGGCGGCCTGGGCCGCGGGGAGGAGATCCTCTCCACGCTGACGAAGATCTGGGACGAGCAAGGCTGA
- the dapD gene encoding 2,3,4,5-tetrahydropyridine-2,6-dicarboxylate N-succinyltransferase has translation MTAVTGAVGIGLATLAADGSILDTWFPAPELTESGTGGTSRLALSDVPPELAALVGRDDDRGTESIAVRTVIGSLEDVAADAYDAYLRLHLLSHRLVAPHGLNAGGLFGVLTNVVWTNRGPCAIEGFEAVRARLRRHGPVTVYGIDKFPRMVDYVVPTGVRIADADRVRLGAHLAPGTTVMHEGFVNYNAGTLGASMVEGRISAGVVVGDGSDIGGGASIMGTLSGGGTEVISIGKRCLLGANAGLGISLGDDCVVEAGLYVTAGTKVATPDGQVLKAAELSGGNNLLFRRNSVSGAVEVVARGGQGIALNEDLHAN, from the coding sequence CTGACCGCCGTGACTGGAGCTGTAGGCATCGGCCTGGCGACGCTGGCCGCCGACGGATCGATCCTCGACACGTGGTTTCCCGCACCGGAACTGACCGAGTCGGGCACCGGCGGCACGTCGCGCCTCGCCCTGTCGGATGTGCCTCCGGAGCTGGCCGCGCTGGTCGGCCGGGACGACGACCGCGGCACCGAGAGCATCGCCGTGCGCACCGTGATCGGTTCGCTCGAGGACGTGGCCGCCGACGCCTACGACGCCTACCTGCGACTGCATCTGCTGTCGCACCGGTTGGTGGCGCCGCATGGGCTGAACGCCGGCGGCCTGTTCGGGGTATTGACCAATGTCGTGTGGACTAACCGCGGGCCGTGCGCGATCGAGGGGTTCGAGGCGGTCCGCGCGCGGCTGCGCCGGCACGGCCCGGTGACCGTCTACGGCATCGACAAGTTCCCCCGCATGGTCGACTACGTCGTGCCCACCGGGGTGCGCATCGCCGACGCCGACCGGGTGCGCCTCGGCGCCCACCTGGCGCCCGGGACGACGGTGATGCACGAGGGCTTCGTGAACTACAACGCCGGCACGCTGGGCGCGTCGATGGTCGAGGGCCGCATCTCGGCCGGCGTGGTGGTGGGCGACGGGTCGGACATCGGCGGCGGCGCGTCCATCATGGGCACGCTGTCCGGCGGCGGCACGGAGGTCATTTCGATCGGCAAGCGCTGCCTGCTCGGCGCCAACGCGGGGCTGGGCATCTCGCTGGGTGACGACTGCGTCGTCGAGGCCGGCCTGTACGTGACCGCGGGCACCAAGGTCGCCACGCCCGACGGCCAGGTGCTCAAGGCCGCCGAGCTGTCCGGCGGCAACAACCTGCTGTTCCGCCGCAATTCGGTCAGCGGCGCCGTCGAGGTGGTGGCCCGCGGCGGTCAGGGCATCGCCCTCAACGAGGACCTGCACGCCAACTGA
- the dapE gene encoding succinyl-diaminopimelate desuccinylase produces the protein MLDLRADPIELTAALVDIPSESRDEARLADEVESALRAQTSGFEIVRNGNAVLARTRHRRPSRVLLAGHLDTVPVAGNLPSRRENGDLYGCGAADMKSGDAVFLHLAATVAEPVHDLTLVFYDCEEIDAAANGLGRIERELPDWLSADVAILGEPTGGYIEAGCQGTLRVVVSATGTRAHSARPWLGDNAIHKLGAVLDRLAAYSARAVDIDGCEYREGLSAVRIDGGVAGNVIPDAAAVTVNFRFAPDRSATAALEHVHEVFDGLDVRIEQTDAAAGALPGLSQPAAKALVEAAGGRVRAKYGWTDVARFAALGIPAVNFGPGDPNLAHRRDESVPVANITAAVAMLRGYLTG, from the coding sequence GTGCTGGACTTGCGCGCGGACCCGATCGAGCTGACCGCGGCGTTGGTCGACATCCCCAGCGAATCGCGAGACGAGGCGCGCCTGGCCGACGAGGTGGAGTCCGCGCTGCGCGCCCAGACGTCCGGCTTCGAGATCGTGCGCAACGGCAACGCCGTGCTCGCGCGCACCCGGCACCGGCGGCCGTCGCGGGTGCTGCTGGCCGGACACCTGGACACCGTGCCGGTCGCGGGCAACCTGCCCAGCCGCCGGGAGAACGGCGACCTGTACGGATGCGGCGCCGCGGACATGAAATCGGGCGACGCGGTCTTCCTGCACCTGGCCGCCACCGTGGCCGAGCCGGTGCACGATCTGACGCTGGTGTTCTACGACTGCGAGGAAATCGACGCGGCGGCAAACGGTTTGGGCCGCATCGAGCGCGAGTTGCCGGACTGGCTGTCCGCCGACGTGGCCATCCTGGGCGAACCCACCGGCGGCTACATCGAAGCCGGCTGCCAGGGCACGCTGCGCGTCGTGGTCTCGGCCACCGGGACGCGCGCCCACTCGGCGCGGCCGTGGCTGGGCGACAACGCCATTCACAAGCTGGGCGCCGTGCTGGACCGGCTGGCCGCGTACTCCGCCCGCGCCGTCGACATCGACGGTTGCGAGTATCGCGAGGGCCTGTCCGCGGTGCGCATCGACGGCGGCGTCGCGGGCAACGTGATCCCCGACGCGGCGGCGGTGACGGTCAACTTCCGGTTTGCCCCCGACCGGTCGGCGACCGCCGCGCTCGAGCACGTGCACGAGGTGTTCGACGGGCTCGACGTGCGCATCGAGCAGACCGACGCCGCCGCGGGGGCCTTGCCCGGGCTGTCGCAGCCCGCGGCCAAGGCCCTGGTCGAGGCCGCCGGGGGACGGGTGCGCGCGAAGTACGGGTGGACCGACGTCGCGCGGTTCGCCGCGCTGGGCATCCCGGCGGTCAACTTCGGCCCGGGCGACCCCAACCTGGCGCACCGGCGCGACGAGAGCGTCCCGGTCGCCAACATCACCGCCGCGGTGGCCATGCTGCGCGGCTACCTCACCGGCTGA
- a CDS encoding acyl-CoA synthetase, translated as MLLASLNPAAVTATDIADAVRIDGTVLSRSDLVGAATSVAERVAGAERVAILATPTAATVLAVTGCLIAGVPFVPVPADVGAAERRHMLTDSGVRAWLGPVPDESEGLPHIPVRLHARSWHRYPEPSPDTTAMIIYTSGTTGLPKGVVLSRRAIAADLDALAQAWQWTADDVLVHGLPLFHVHGLVLGLLGSLRVGNRFVHTGRPTPAGYAQACADAGGTLYFGVPTVWSRVAADEAAARALRPARLLVSGSAPLPVPVFERLAHLTGHEPVERYGASESLITLSTRADGERRAGWVGLPLTGVETRLLDDTGAEVPHDGETVGRLEVRGPTMFDGYLNRPEATAEAFDADGWYRTGDVAVIDGGGMHRIVGRESVDLIKSGGYRIGAGEIETALLGHPGVREVAVVGMPDPDLGQRIVAFVVGAADLKADDLIAHVAQELSVHKRPREVRLVDALPRNAMGKVLKKRLLAEG; from the coding sequence GTGCTGCTGGCGTCCCTGAATCCCGCGGCGGTCACCGCCACCGACATCGCCGATGCGGTGCGCATCGACGGCACCGTGCTGAGCCGCAGCGACCTGGTCGGCGCCGCCACGTCGGTGGCCGAGCGGGTCGCCGGGGCGGAACGGGTGGCGATCCTGGCCACGCCGACCGCGGCGACCGTCCTCGCGGTGACCGGTTGCCTGATCGCCGGCGTCCCGTTCGTGCCGGTGCCCGCGGACGTCGGTGCGGCCGAACGCCGGCACATGCTCACCGACTCGGGGGTGCGGGCCTGGCTCGGGCCCGTGCCGGACGAGTCGGAGGGGCTGCCGCACATCCCGGTGCGGCTGCACGCCCGGTCCTGGCACCGCTACCCCGAGCCGTCGCCGGACACCACCGCGATGATCATCTACACCTCGGGCACCACCGGCCTGCCCAAGGGGGTGGTGCTGAGCCGGCGCGCGATCGCGGCCGACCTCGACGCCCTGGCGCAGGCCTGGCAGTGGACGGCCGACGACGTGCTGGTGCACGGCCTGCCGCTGTTCCACGTGCACGGGCTGGTGCTGGGATTGCTCGGGTCGCTGCGGGTGGGAAATCGCTTCGTGCACACGGGAAGACCGACGCCGGCGGGCTACGCGCAGGCTTGTGCGGACGCCGGCGGCACGCTGTACTTCGGCGTACCCACCGTGTGGTCACGGGTGGCGGCCGACGAGGCGGCCGCCCGGGCGCTGCGTCCGGCCCGGCTGCTGGTTTCGGGCAGCGCGCCGCTGCCGGTGCCCGTGTTCGAGCGGCTGGCCCACCTCACCGGGCACGAGCCGGTCGAACGGTACGGCGCCTCCGAATCGCTGATCACCCTGTCGACCCGCGCCGACGGCGAGCGACGTGCGGGCTGGGTGGGCCTGCCCCTCACCGGCGTGGAAACCCGGCTGCTCGACGACACCGGCGCCGAGGTGCCGCACGACGGGGAAACCGTTGGGCGCCTTGAGGTTCGGGGCCCGACGATGTTCGACGGGTACCTCAACCGTCCGGAGGCCACCGCCGAGGCGTTCGACGCCGACGGCTGGTACCGCACCGGCGACGTCGCGGTCATCGACGGCGGGGGCATGCACCGCATCGTGGGCCGCGAGTCGGTCGACCTGATCAAGTCCGGCGGCTACCGGATCGGCGCCGGCGAAATCGAAACGGCGTTGCTCGGTCATCCCGGGGTGCGCGAGGTGGCGGTCGTCGGGATGCCGGACCCGGACCTGGGCCAGCGGATCGTCGCGTTCGTCGTCGGCGCGGCCGACCTGAAGGCCGACGACCTGATCGCCCACGTCGCCCAGGAGCTTTCGGTGCACAAGCGGCCACGCGAGGTGCGCCTGGTCGACGCGCTGCCCCGCAACGCGATGGGCAAGGTGCTGAAAAAGCGGCTGCTGGCCGAGGGCTGA
- a CDS encoding aldehyde dehydrogenase family protein: MTELQTPGSLVDTYELYIDGRWVEPEDGRYDDINPATEQSIGTAPDASVAQVGAAIDAARRAFDAGPWGRMGPDERAGCLNQLGDALLKHADEIFALSQVEWGCVANERMMQIDGAGYMSMHAAQLATKLIEEPVTGIGAGTTVLRREPLGVVSILTPWNFPHCLNVMKANNALAAGNTVVLKPSPLTPLAGLALARIIDEETDIPPGVVNVVTPSGLEAAKLLTTDPRIDMISFTGSSAVGCEVMRAAGDAMKRLLLECGGKSASIILDDTQVTDDMLQQMLFDCCSLHAGQACILHSRLLLPDSLHDDVVDRLVALARDVKVGDPTDPTVQMGPLISAAQRERVQAHVDGAVHDGAVLATGGGRPADLDVGYYFEPTILTGVQPDSAIAQEEVFGPVLSVLRYRDDEDAVAIANNSCYGLSGAVWGADVDRALAVARRMRTGQVAVNGIGPGDAPFGGFKLSGFGRESGGISGLYQYMEVKAIGIPA, encoded by the coding sequence ATGACCGAGCTGCAAACTCCGGGATCTCTTGTCGACACCTATGAGCTCTACATCGATGGCAGGTGGGTCGAGCCGGAGGACGGTCGTTACGACGACATCAACCCGGCCACCGAGCAGTCCATCGGCACCGCGCCCGACGCGAGTGTCGCCCAGGTCGGCGCGGCGATCGACGCCGCGCGCCGGGCCTTCGACGCCGGGCCATGGGGCCGCATGGGTCCCGACGAGCGGGCCGGCTGCCTCAACCAGCTCGGTGATGCCCTGCTCAAGCACGCCGACGAGATCTTCGCGCTGTCACAGGTCGAATGGGGCTGCGTCGCCAACGAGCGGATGATGCAAATCGACGGCGCCGGGTACATGTCCATGCATGCCGCCCAGCTCGCCACCAAGCTGATCGAGGAGCCGGTCACCGGGATCGGTGCCGGAACGACTGTGCTGCGCCGCGAGCCGCTCGGTGTCGTGTCGATCCTGACGCCGTGGAACTTCCCGCACTGCCTCAACGTCATGAAGGCGAACAACGCGCTGGCTGCGGGCAACACCGTGGTGCTCAAGCCCTCGCCGCTGACGCCGCTGGCCGGGTTGGCCCTCGCGCGCATCATCGACGAGGAGACCGACATCCCGCCGGGCGTCGTCAACGTCGTCACGCCCTCGGGCCTCGAGGCCGCCAAACTGCTCACGACGGATCCGCGCATCGACATGATCAGCTTCACCGGCAGTTCCGCCGTCGGGTGTGAGGTCATGCGGGCCGCGGGCGACGCCATGAAGCGGCTGTTGCTGGAGTGCGGCGGCAAGTCGGCAAGCATCATTCTCGACGACACGCAGGTGACCGACGACATGCTGCAGCAGATGCTGTTCGACTGCTGCTCGTTGCACGCCGGGCAGGCCTGCATCCTGCACAGCCGGCTGCTGCTCCCCGACTCGTTGCACGACGACGTCGTCGACCGGCTCGTCGCGCTGGCCCGCGACGTCAAGGTCGGCGACCCCACGGACCCGACGGTGCAAATGGGCCCGCTGATCAGCGCGGCGCAACGCGAGCGCGTGCAGGCACACGTCGACGGCGCGGTCCACGACGGAGCGGTGCTGGCAACGGGCGGCGGCCGCCCGGCCGACTTGGACGTCGGCTACTACTTCGAACCGACGATTCTCACCGGTGTGCAACCGGATTCGGCGATCGCGCAGGAGGAAGTGTTCGGGCCGGTGCTGTCGGTGCTGCGCTACCGCGACGACGAGGACGCCGTCGCGATCGCGAACAACTCGTGCTACGGGCTCTCGGGCGCCGTGTGGGGCGCCGACGTGGACCGCGCGCTCGCGGTCGCGCGGCGGATGCGCACGGGCCAGGTCGCCGTCAACGGCATCGGGCCGGGCGACGCGCCGTTCGGCGGGTTCAAGCTGAGCGGGTTCGGCCGGGAGAGCGGCGGGATCAGTGGCCTGTACCAGTACATGGAGGTGAAGGCCATCGGGATCCCGGCATGA
- a CDS encoding cytochrome P450 has protein sequence MHSPDFYAGDPYPVYRELRATAPVCWNEVTNFWALLKYEDIRFVSSNPAQFSSTRGITIPDPQQPSPVQPGSLIFTDPPRHRQLRKLINSGFTRRRVAVLEPKIREIVRGILDGIEPDSVHEFADEIAAPLPTRMIAELIGAPPDDWEQFRAWSDAATGSADPEIELDPLVAMGQLYEYFQKLIAARRVDPRDDLLSVLAGAEIDGVRLTDEDLLNFAYLLLVAGNETTRNLIALGTLALIAHPDQCRLLVDDPALIPGAVEEMLRWNSPVVHMARTATADVEIRGQRIAEGDVVVMLYGSANRDEDIFGADAEEFKVTRHPNPHIAFGCGEHSCVGAQLARLEACVMFDELLRRFPRLELVGSVDRMRATMVPGVKRMPVRLGA, from the coding sequence TTGCACTCCCCCGACTTCTATGCGGGCGATCCGTACCCGGTGTACCGCGAGCTGCGCGCGACGGCGCCGGTGTGCTGGAACGAGGTCACCAACTTCTGGGCGCTGCTGAAGTACGAGGACATCCGCTTCGTGTCGAGCAACCCGGCCCAGTTCTCGTCGACCCGGGGCATCACCATCCCCGACCCGCAACAGCCGAGCCCGGTCCAGCCGGGCAGCCTCATCTTCACCGACCCGCCGCGGCACCGGCAGTTGCGCAAGCTGATCAACTCGGGGTTCACCCGGCGGCGGGTGGCCGTCCTCGAACCGAAGATCCGCGAGATCGTGCGGGGAATCCTCGACGGCATCGAACCCGATTCCGTACACGAGTTCGCCGATGAGATCGCCGCTCCGTTGCCCACCCGGATGATCGCCGAGCTCATCGGCGCCCCGCCGGACGACTGGGAGCAGTTCCGGGCGTGGTCGGACGCGGCCACCGGAAGCGCCGACCCGGAGATCGAACTCGACCCGTTGGTCGCCATGGGGCAGCTGTACGAGTATTTCCAGAAGTTGATCGCCGCCAGGCGCGTGGACCCGCGCGACGACCTGTTGTCGGTGCTGGCGGGCGCGGAGATCGACGGTGTCCGGCTGACCGACGAGGACCTGCTCAATTTCGCCTACCTGCTGCTGGTGGCCGGCAACGAAACCACCCGCAACCTGATCGCGCTGGGCACGCTGGCGCTGATCGCCCACCCCGACCAATGCCGCCTGCTGGTCGACGATCCCGCGCTGATCCCGGGCGCCGTCGAGGAAATGTTGCGCTGGAACAGTCCGGTGGTGCACATGGCGCGCACGGCGACGGCCGACGTGGAGATCCGCGGTCAGCGGATCGCCGAGGGGGACGTGGTGGTGATGCTGTACGGATCGGCCAACCGCGACGAAGACATCTTCGGCGCCGACGCCGAGGAGTTCAAGGTGACCCGGCACCCCAACCCGCACATCGCCTTCGGCTGTGGCGAACATTCCTGCGTCGGTGCGCAATTGGCGCGGCTGGAGGCATGCGTGATGTTCGACGAGCTGCTGCGCCGCTTCCCCAGGCTCGAGCTGGTGGGTTCGGTGGACCGGATGCGCGCCACCATGGTGCCCGGGGTCAAGCGCATGCCGGTGCGGCTGGGGGCCTGA
- a CDS encoding CaiB/BaiF CoA transferase family protein: protein MTGPLAGLHVVEIANEISGSYAAKLFVDLGAEVTKIEPPAGDALRRWGPFPGGVPDPQRSGLFAYLNAGKRCVTVNLTQPAGLTEARELIAAAHVLIEDFVPGTLDRWALGPDDLGRLNPNLVLIRISGFGQRGPWRHRPVTPLTAQAASGWISARDPDRPPVQVGARISEYVAGGYAALGALTALRMPPTGRVREVDVSQVEALLSTLPYPMLMARRMQHLGLPANLRSAPMLGVVRAADGWVGINCLTGQHWLDVCAMLGLPEYGEHQIAIMMGGPERDEFFGKAEPVLSQQTVEEIVELAQALRIPAAPVNDGATVLDCPQYAERGFFVQSGGPGWSFRRPGPPFRFSKTPVPQPGPASPLGMSPGPWAADARPLCTTEGPLPFAGLRVLDLTTFWAGAYLTCYLGAFGADIVKIESIQRPDGHRYSGAFAYEGDDWYERSPIWQGTNLNKRDLTLDLTSPRGLDIARRLAADADVVVENFSPRVVEQFGLDYDALASLNPDVIAVRMPGYGLQGPWRDYVGWALNFEQTSGMSAATGYPDGPPCNPQGPADPIVGVHAAVALLAALEHRRRTGEGQLIEIAQIEVAACVAAEPVIEYSMTGVVPPRRGNRQRGYLQGVYPTADDGGWVALSLPDDGHLDHDVFDELVTGWTRTQTASAIVKALQEQGIPAEQVITGEQMYDGDLIGGQLDARGYYEEFVHPITGPHRYPGWPFRITPGPARHHRTAPPTLGQHNDEVLAGLGLSADEVASLRADRVIGERPLNA from the coding sequence ATGACGGGACCCCTCGCCGGGCTCCACGTCGTCGAAATCGCCAACGAGATCTCAGGTTCTTACGCCGCAAAGCTTTTCGTCGACCTCGGCGCCGAGGTCACCAAGATCGAGCCGCCCGCCGGAGATGCCCTGCGCCGGTGGGGCCCGTTTCCCGGCGGAGTTCCCGACCCGCAACGCAGCGGCTTGTTCGCGTACCTCAACGCCGGAAAGCGCTGCGTTACAGTCAATCTCACCCAGCCAGCCGGCCTGACGGAAGCCCGCGAGCTCATCGCGGCGGCGCACGTGCTCATCGAGGACTTCGTGCCCGGAACGCTGGACCGCTGGGCGCTGGGCCCGGACGACTTGGGGCGGCTGAACCCAAATCTGGTGTTAATCCGCATCTCTGGATTCGGCCAGCGCGGGCCCTGGCGGCACCGGCCGGTCACCCCCCTGACCGCGCAGGCGGCATCGGGCTGGATCAGCGCCCGGGATCCGGACCGCCCGCCGGTACAGGTCGGCGCCCGCATCTCCGAATACGTCGCGGGCGGGTACGCAGCCCTGGGCGCGCTGACCGCGTTGCGGATGCCGCCAACCGGCCGGGTCCGAGAGGTCGACGTCTCCCAGGTGGAGGCGCTGCTGTCGACGCTGCCCTACCCGATGCTGATGGCGCGCCGGATGCAACACCTCGGCCTGCCCGCGAACCTGCGCTCGGCCCCCATGCTTGGCGTCGTCCGGGCCGCCGACGGCTGGGTGGGCATCAACTGCCTGACAGGCCAGCACTGGCTGGACGTGTGCGCGATGCTCGGACTGCCCGAGTACGGCGAGCATCAGATCGCGATCATGATGGGCGGCCCCGAGCGCGACGAGTTCTTCGGCAAGGCGGAGCCAGTGCTGTCCCAGCAGACCGTCGAAGAGATCGTGGAACTGGCTCAGGCGCTGCGCATTCCGGCCGCCCCGGTCAACGACGGGGCCACCGTGCTCGACTGCCCGCAGTACGCCGAGCGCGGGTTCTTCGTGCAATCCGGCGGGCCCGGTTGGTCGTTTCGGCGACCCGGCCCGCCGTTCCGATTCTCGAAAACGCCTGTCCCGCAACCCGGGCCGGCGTCCCCGCTGGGTATGTCGCCCGGACCGTGGGCGGCCGATGCCCGACCGCTTTGCACAACCGAAGGGCCGCTGCCCTTCGCCGGCTTGCGGGTTCTCGACCTGACCACGTTCTGGGCCGGCGCCTACCTGACTTGCTACCTGGGCGCGTTCGGCGCCGACATCGTGAAGATCGAATCGATCCAGCGGCCGGACGGGCACCGTTACTCGGGCGCCTTCGCCTACGAGGGCGACGACTGGTATGAACGCAGCCCCATCTGGCAGGGGACCAACCTGAACAAGCGCGACCTCACCCTCGACCTGACCTCGCCGCGGGGTCTCGACATCGCCAGGCGGTTGGCCGCCGACGCCGACGTGGTCGTGGAGAACTTCTCGCCCCGGGTGGTCGAGCAGTTCGGCCTGGACTATGACGCGCTGGCGTCGCTCAACCCCGACGTGATCGCCGTGCGGATGCCCGGATACGGCCTGCAGGGGCCGTGGCGCGACTACGTCGGCTGGGCGCTGAACTTCGAGCAGACCTCGGGAATGTCGGCGGCCACCGGCTACCCCGACGGCCCGCCGTGCAACCCGCAGGGGCCAGCCGATCCCATCGTCGGCGTGCACGCGGCGGTGGCGCTGCTGGCCGCCCTCGAGCACCGACGCCGAACGGGGGAGGGCCAGCTGATCGAGATCGCGCAGATCGAGGTCGCGGCGTGCGTGGCCGCCGAACCGGTGATCGAGTATTCGATGACCGGCGTCGTGCCCCCGCGCCGGGGCAACCGGCAGCGCGGCTACCTGCAAGGCGTCTACCCGACCGCCGACGACGGCGGATGGGTCGCATTGTCGCTGCCCGACGACGGGCACCTTGACCACGACGTGTTCGACGAGCTGGTCACGGGGTGGACCCGCACCCAGACCGCATCAGCGATCGTCAAAGCCCTTCAGGAACAAGGTATCCCGGCCGAGCAGGTGATCACCGGCGAGCAGATGTACGACGGCGACCTGATCGGGGGCCAGCTCGACGCGCGCGGTTACTACGAGGAGTTCGTGCACCCGATCACCGGGCCGCACCGCTATCCCGGCTGGCCGTTTCGCATCACGCCCGGGCCGGCCCGCCACCACCGGACCGCCCCGCCGACGCTGGGCCAACACAACGACGAAGTCCTCGCCGGTCTGGGCCTGTCCGCCGACGAGGTCGCGAGCCTGCGGGCCGACCGGGTCATCGGGGAGCGACCGCTCAACGCCTGA
- a CDS encoding MFS transporter, whose amino-acid sequence MRRIAAACLVGSAIEFYDFLIYGTAAALVFPTVFFPGLGPTLATIASMATFATAFLSRPLGAAVFGYFGDRLGRKKTLVATLTIMGASTVSVGMVPSTASIGAAAPLILIVLRLFQGFAVGGEWAGSVLLSAEYAPAGKRGWYGMFTLLGGGTAGILASLTFLAVNLTMGENSPAFMEWGWRVPFLISSGLIGIALYVRLNIDETPLFVEEQARELVPKAPLAELWRFQRREIVLVAGCFLGGMGFVYLGNTFLVMYAHNHLGYSRSFIWGVGALGGLTSMVCVSFGAWMSDRVGRRRVMLWGLAACLPWAFAVIPLMDTGKPVLYAVAILGMFAAAAVANGPTGAFVPELFATRYRYSGAAVAMNLAGVLGAAVPPLIAGTLLATYGSWAIGLMMATLAGASFVSVYLLPETKGTALRAAPAAEEVPADR is encoded by the coding sequence ATGCGGCGGATCGCGGCCGCCTGCCTCGTCGGCTCGGCCATCGAGTTCTACGACTTCCTGATCTACGGGACCGCGGCCGCGCTGGTCTTTCCCACGGTGTTCTTCCCGGGCCTGGGCCCGACGCTGGCCACCATCGCCTCGATGGCGACGTTCGCGACGGCGTTCCTGTCCCGCCCCTTGGGCGCGGCCGTCTTCGGCTACTTCGGGGACCGGCTGGGCCGCAAGAAGACCCTGGTCGCGACGCTGACGATCATGGGCGCGTCGACCGTGAGCGTGGGCATGGTCCCCAGCACGGCCTCGATCGGCGCCGCGGCGCCGTTGATCCTCATCGTCCTGCGGCTGTTTCAGGGGTTCGCGGTCGGCGGCGAATGGGCGGGCTCGGTGTTGCTGAGCGCCGAGTACGCCCCCGCCGGCAAACGCGGGTGGTACGGCATGTTCACCCTGCTCGGCGGCGGCACCGCCGGCATCCTCGCCAGCCTGACCTTCCTCGCCGTGAACCTCACCATGGGCGAGAACAGTCCCGCATTCATGGAGTGGGGGTGGCGGGTGCCGTTCCTGATCAGCAGCGGGCTCATCGGCATCGCCCTGTATGTGCGGCTGAACATCGACGAGACCCCGCTCTTCGTGGAGGAACAGGCCCGAGAGCTGGTGCCCAAGGCGCCGCTCGCGGAGCTCTGGCGGTTCCAGCGGCGTGAGATCGTGCTCGTCGCGGGCTGCTTCCTGGGCGGCATGGGCTTCGTCTACCTGGGCAACACCTTTCTCGTCATGTACGCCCACAACCACCTGGGTTACTCGCGGAGCTTCATCTGGGGCGTCGGCGCCCTGGGCGGGCTGACCAGCATGGTGTGCGTGTCGTTCGGAGCCTGGATGTCCGATCGGGTCGGGCGGCGCCGGGTGATGTTATGGGGGCTGGCGGCGTGCCTGCCGTGGGCGTTCGCGGTCATCCCGCTGATGGACACCGGCAAGCCGGTGTTGTACGCGGTCGCCATCCTCGGCATGTTCGCCGCCGCGGCGGTGGCCAACGGGCCCACCGGGGCCTTCGTTCCCGAGCTGTTCGCCACGCGCTACCGCTACAGCGGCGCGGCGGTGGCGATGAACCTTGCCGGTGTCCTCGGCGCCGCCGTGCCGCCGTTGATCGCCGGCACGTTGCTGGCGACGTACGGCAGCTGGGCGATCGGGCTCATGATGGCCACCCTCGCGGGGGCCAGCTTCGTCTCCGTCTACCTGCTGCCCGAAACGAAAGGCACCGCGCTGCGGGCCGCCCCGGCGGCCGAAGAAGTCCCCGCCGACAGGTAG